In the genome of Ensifer adhaerens, one region contains:
- a CDS encoding amino acid/amide ABC transporter membrane protein 1, HAAT family, with translation MDAIVLQILNGLDKGGAYALIALGLTLVFGTLGVVNFAHGALFMLGAFCAVTFNKLLTLEKVTVDPTQMTAWGSPMEVKTPLVEAWLGGFGKVLVNYSVPVSIIVAIPVMLLIGIVMERGLIRHFYKRPHADQILVTFGLAIVIQEIIKHFYGANPIPQAAPAAFSGTAQVGMLLGLGDAIPYPWWRLVYLFFSLATIGVVFAFLQFTTYGMVVRAGMRDRETVGLLGIDIERRFTVVFGIAAVVAGLAGVMYTPILPPDYHMGMDFLVLSFVVVVVGGMGSLGGAVAAGFLLGILQSFASMNEIKSIIPGIDQIIIYLVAVVILLTMPRGLMGRKGVMED, from the coding sequence ATGGATGCGATAGTCCTGCAAATCTTGAACGGGCTGGACAAGGGCGGCGCCTATGCGCTGATTGCGCTTGGTCTGACGCTCGTCTTCGGCACGCTCGGCGTGGTGAACTTTGCGCATGGTGCGCTCTTCATGCTCGGCGCCTTTTGCGCCGTCACGTTCAACAAGCTCCTGACGCTGGAAAAGGTGACGGTCGACCCGACGCAGATGACCGCCTGGGGTTCGCCGATGGAGGTAAAGACTCCCTTGGTGGAGGCCTGGCTCGGCGGGTTCGGCAAGGTTCTGGTCAACTATTCCGTGCCGGTCTCGATCATCGTGGCCATTCCTGTCATGCTGCTCATTGGAATCGTCATGGAGCGCGGCCTGATCCGCCATTTCTACAAGCGCCCGCATGCCGACCAGATTCTCGTGACCTTCGGTCTGGCGATCGTGATCCAGGAAATCATCAAGCATTTCTACGGCGCAAATCCGATCCCGCAGGCCGCACCCGCCGCCTTTTCGGGCACCGCGCAGGTCGGCATGCTGCTCGGCTTGGGTGACGCGATCCCCTATCCGTGGTGGCGGCTCGTCTACCTCTTCTTCTCGCTGGCGACCATCGGCGTCGTCTTCGCCTTCCTGCAGTTCACCACCTACGGCATGGTGGTCCGCGCCGGCATGCGTGACCGCGAAACGGTCGGCCTGCTCGGCATCGACATCGAGCGCCGCTTTACCGTGGTCTTCGGCATTGCTGCCGTCGTCGCTGGCCTTGCCGGCGTCATGTACACGCCGATCCTGCCACCGGATTATCACATGGGCATGGACTTCCTGGTCCTCTCCTTCGTGGTCGTCGTGGTGGGCGGCATGGGGTCGCTCGGCGGCGCGGTCGCGGCTGGCTTCCTGCTCGGCATCCTGCAATCTTTCGCATCCATGAATGAAATCAAGAGCATCATCCCCGGCATCGACCAGATCATCATCTATCTCGTCGCCGTCGTCATCCTGTTGACGATGCCGCGCGGGCTGATGGGTCGCAAGGGCGTAATGGAGGACTGA
- a CDS encoding amino acid/amide ABC transporter substrate-binding protein, HAAT family has product MSKLIINRRGLLKAGAVGGVALATPMHFIRGAYAADMSCNMPTGANVVFGFNVPQSGPYADEGADELRAYQLAVKHLNGEGDGGALKTFSSKALKGNGVLGKKVTFVTGDTQTKSDAARDAAKRMIEKEKAIMITGGSSSGVAVAVQSLCQDMGIIYMCALTHSNDTTGKDRKRYGFRHFFNAYMSGVALGPVLAEAYGKDRKAYHLTADYTWGWTQEESMKKSTEAQGWSTVNAVRTPLGAGDFSQYLTPVLNSGADVLILNHYGKDMVNSLTQAVQFGMRDKTVNGKKFEIVVPLFSELMAQGAGDAIKGIYGTANWDWKLDNAGTKAFVQSFGKEYGAPPSQAAQTAYAQAILYADACERAGTFFAPAVIKALEGFEFDGLGNGKTVYRAEDHQCFKDVLVVQGKEKPKDKYDLLEVKKIVAAKDVTYDSKPWGGDLGPYDAKTCG; this is encoded by the coding sequence ATGTCTAAACTAATCATAAACCGCCGTGGTCTCTTGAAGGCCGGCGCGGTTGGCGGGGTGGCGCTGGCCACGCCGATGCATTTCATTCGCGGCGCATATGCTGCCGATATGTCGTGCAACATGCCGACCGGCGCAAATGTCGTCTTCGGCTTCAACGTGCCGCAGTCCGGCCCCTATGCGGACGAAGGTGCAGACGAACTGCGCGCCTACCAACTCGCCGTCAAGCACCTGAACGGCGAAGGCGACGGCGGCGCGCTGAAGACTTTCTCGTCCAAGGCCCTGAAGGGCAATGGCGTTCTCGGCAAGAAGGTGACCTTCGTCACCGGCGACACGCAGACCAAGTCGGATGCCGCCCGAGATGCGGCCAAGCGCATGATCGAGAAGGAAAAGGCGATCATGATCACCGGCGGTTCGTCCTCCGGCGTGGCCGTGGCCGTGCAGAGCCTTTGCCAGGACATGGGCATCATCTACATGTGCGCGCTGACGCACTCCAACGACACGACCGGCAAGGACCGCAAGCGCTACGGCTTCCGGCACTTCTTCAATGCCTATATGTCGGGCGTGGCGCTGGGCCCGGTTCTCGCCGAAGCCTATGGCAAGGACCGCAAGGCCTATCACCTGACCGCCGACTACACCTGGGGCTGGACTCAGGAAGAGTCCATGAAGAAGTCGACGGAAGCGCAGGGCTGGAGCACCGTCAACGCTGTGCGCACGCCGCTCGGCGCCGGCGACTTCTCTCAGTATCTCACCCCGGTTCTCAATTCCGGCGCTGACGTGCTGATCCTAAACCACTACGGCAAGGACATGGTGAACTCGCTGACCCAGGCCGTGCAGTTCGGCATGCGCGACAAGACCGTGAACGGCAAGAAGTTCGAAATCGTCGTGCCGCTCTTCTCCGAACTGATGGCGCAGGGCGCCGGCGATGCCATCAAGGGTATCTACGGCACGGCCAACTGGGACTGGAAGCTGGACAATGCCGGCACCAAGGCCTTCGTTCAGTCCTTCGGCAAGGAATATGGCGCACCGCCGTCGCAGGCTGCCCAGACGGCTTACGCGCAGGCCATCCTTTATGCCGATGCCTGCGAACGCGCCGGCACCTTCTTCGCGCCCGCCGTCATCAAGGCGCTGGAAGGCTTCGAGTTCGACGGCCTGGGCAACGGCAAGACCGTTTACCGCGCCGAAGACCACCAGTGCTTCAAGGACGTGCTGGTCGTGCAGGGTAAGGAAAAGCCGAAGGACAAGTATGACCTTCTTGAAGTCAAGAAGATCGTCGCTGCCAAGGACGTGACCTACGATTCCAAGCCGTGGGGCGGCGATCTCGGCCCTTACGATGCCAAGACCTGCGGCTGA
- a CDS encoding Aspartate/methionine/tyrosine aminotransferase, whose product MRLIETLSPRSANAPESGIVEVFNYGRGREGLIPLWAGEGDSPTPDFISRAAADALVAGETFYTWQRGIPDLRQALAKYYARHFGTSLSSENFIVTASGMHAIKIAAEMIAAPGDEMIYLTPSWPNISAALEVSGAIATPLELEFAGGGWKLDLNKLESAIGPKTRGIFINTPSNPTGWTASLDDLRAILDIARRKGLWIMADEIYAHFYYGGGRAASFLDVMQSDDRIIFVNSFSKNWSMTGWRVGWVVIPEELGQVTENLIQYSTSGVAQFMQRGATVALEEGDHVIRENFAKAAKSRDILCDALIATNRVETLKPDGAFYAFLKIDGVKDSRLTALDIVDKALVGLAPGTAFGPGGSAFIRACFLRDPAQMEVAADRLAKYIASL is encoded by the coding sequence ATGCGCCTGATCGAGACCCTGAGCCCCCGTTCCGCCAACGCACCGGAAAGCGGCATCGTCGAGGTTTTCAACTACGGGCGCGGGCGCGAGGGGCTGATCCCGCTCTGGGCGGGCGAAGGTGATAGCCCGACGCCGGATTTCATCAGCCGGGCGGCGGCCGATGCGCTGGTCGCGGGCGAAACCTTCTACACCTGGCAGCGCGGCATTCCCGACCTCCGTCAGGCGCTCGCCAAGTATTATGCCCGCCATTTCGGCACGTCGCTGAGTTCCGAAAACTTCATCGTCACCGCGTCGGGCATGCACGCGATCAAGATCGCTGCCGAGATGATCGCAGCACCCGGCGACGAGATGATCTATCTGACGCCCTCCTGGCCGAATATTTCCGCAGCGCTGGAAGTTTCCGGCGCGATCGCCACCCCGCTGGAACTGGAATTTGCCGGCGGCGGGTGGAAGCTCGACCTCAACAAGTTGGAAAGTGCCATCGGCCCGAAGACACGCGGCATCTTCATCAACACGCCCTCCAATCCGACCGGCTGGACGGCAAGCCTGGATGATCTGCGCGCCATTCTCGACATCGCCCGGCGCAAGGGCCTCTGGATCATGGCCGACGAGATTTACGCGCATTTCTATTATGGCGGTGGCCGCGCGGCGTCCTTCCTCGATGTGATGCAGTCGGACGACCGCATCATTTTCGTCAATTCCTTCTCCAAGAACTGGTCGATGACCGGCTGGCGCGTCGGGTGGGTCGTCATCCCGGAAGAGCTGGGGCAGGTGACGGAAAACCTCATCCAATATTCGACCTCCGGCGTGGCGCAATTCATGCAGCGCGGCGCGACGGTTGCGTTGGAGGAGGGCGATCATGTCATCCGCGAAAACTTCGCCAAAGCCGCGAAAAGTCGCGACATTCTCTGCGATGCTCTGATTGCGACGAACCGTGTCGAGACGTTGAAACCGGACGGCGCATTTTACGCCTTCCTGAAGATCGACGGCGTGAAGGATAGTCGCCTGACAGCCCTCGACATTGTCGACAAGGCGCTGGTGGGGCTGGCGCCCGGCACCGCTTTCGGCCCCGGCGGCAGTGCCTTCATCCGCGCCTGCTTCCTGCGCGATCCGGCGCAGATGGAAGTCGCCGCCGACCGGCTTGCGAAATATATCGCAAGTCTTTGA
- a CDS encoding large conductance mechanosensitive channel produces the protein MVSRPVAVGGKMLDEFKAFIARGNVMDLAVGVIIGGAFGKIVSSLVDDIIMPVIGAVTGGIDFSNYFIRLSSAVTATNLVEAKKQGAVLAYGSFITVIIQFLILAWIIFLMVKGINSLRAKEEAKPTTPAAPPADIALLTEIRDLLKSRG, from the coding sequence ATGGTTTCCAGGCCAGTAGCAGTTGGGGGAAAGATGTTAGACGAGTTCAAGGCGTTTATCGCGCGCGGCAATGTCATGGATCTGGCGGTCGGCGTGATCATCGGCGGTGCTTTCGGGAAAATCGTTTCGTCGCTTGTCGATGACATCATCATGCCGGTTATCGGCGCCGTCACCGGCGGCATCGACTTTTCGAACTATTTCATCCGTCTGAGTTCCGCCGTGACGGCGACGAACCTGGTCGAGGCGAAGAAGCAGGGCGCTGTGCTCGCCTATGGCAGTTTCATCACCGTCATTATCCAGTTCCTGATTCTCGCCTGGATCATCTTCCTGATGGTCAAGGGCATTAACAGCCTCCGCGCCAAGGAAGAGGCCAAGCCGACCACCCCGGCCGCCCCGCCGGCCGATATCGCGCTGCTCACGGAAATTCGCGATCTGTTGAAGAGCAGGGGGTAA
- a CDS encoding Na+/proline symporter: MGMQAMLPGWVVFAAAIGYLLLLFAVASFGDRMSKSRSTAKGRPLVYALSLAIYCTSWTYFGGVGLASQRGIEFAAIYVGPILLFTLGLPLLRRIITLAKSEKIVSPADFVAARYGKNPTVAAFVALISLIGAIPYIALQLKAISSSVSAMVGTSAFAGTDGGFSFASLPLLVTIFLAFFAVIFGTRHTDATEHQDGLILAIATESVVKLVAFCTAGIFITFFVFEGPTALFKAAEASAEATAALHYQTSLGRWLLLVLLSAFAIIMLPRQFHVTVVENRTAGELRMAGLLFPVYLIAINIFVIPIAIAGVLLLGKSGNPDLYILNLPLQAGAHAVSLITLVGGFSAATAMVIVETVALAIMVSNDIVMPVILRRRLVTPSLHNTDYTKFLLRVRRTAIFVVLLASYAYYTSTDSAAALASIGLLSFAAVAQIAPSLFGGLIWSRANARGAIAGMSGGFFMWLYFLFLPSFGLSQNDVLAGRILAFLFPGTEVFDGPTADNLVNATLLSLMVNTLLFVVGSLTRHSKPLERIQAGVFMSTGDGRNAQWRGGKTRVSVGDLKSVLARYLGEERMQRSFKTHERQIGFALVDHQPADMGLVQFSEQLLASAIGSSSARLVFSLLLQRMEEPSSETARLLDQASEALQYNQDMLHTALSQMDQGIAVFDTSNGLTIWNRRFRKLLDLPEHVGEVGFPLSDIVSILENRGDVSSSGRGDMLADFKTLDKPFSLALKSGRIIEVRSNPMPSKGMVTTYTDITHQVEADKALKQANETLEQRVIARTGELIRVNRELGVARAAAEEANIGKTRFFAAAGHDILQPLNAARLYSSTLVERFEGAPDQDIVRNIDSSLESVETILGAVLDISRLDTGAMKPRFSAVPLGDFLSRIATDFQPIAREKGLELRVLPTKLTVRSDPTLLRRLVQNLVSNAIKYTPSGKVLVGARRVGETAVIQVVDSGIGIPQSKFTTVFQEFVRLDEGARAASGLGLGLSIVDRIARVLEHPVELKSREGHGTDFRVVIPLSEPVQVQAETAPEAADIRQTALTGLSVLCIDNERKILDGMALLLQGWGCKVETALSAEEALDRMQMMRPGIIIADYHLDDGTGIEAVRRVRDRLGAAIPALLVTADRTPEVRGEAEANAITIMHKPVKPASLRAYLARMAAVSRSAAE, encoded by the coding sequence ATGGGGATGCAGGCCATGCTGCCGGGCTGGGTGGTTTTCGCCGCGGCAATCGGCTACCTGCTTCTCCTGTTTGCCGTGGCCAGTTTCGGCGACCGGATGTCGAAGAGCAGAAGCACGGCCAAGGGCCGACCGCTTGTCTATGCGCTCAGCCTGGCCATCTACTGCACTTCCTGGACCTACTTCGGCGGCGTTGGACTTGCCTCGCAACGTGGCATCGAATTTGCGGCGATCTATGTCGGGCCCATTCTCCTCTTCACGCTCGGCCTGCCGCTGCTTCGTCGGATCATCACGCTGGCGAAGTCGGAGAAGATCGTTTCGCCCGCCGACTTCGTTGCTGCGCGTTACGGCAAGAATCCGACGGTGGCGGCATTCGTCGCTCTCATCTCGCTGATCGGCGCCATCCCCTATATCGCGCTGCAGCTCAAGGCGATTTCGAGTTCCGTTTCCGCCATGGTCGGGACAAGCGCTTTCGCCGGAACGGATGGCGGCTTTTCCTTCGCCTCGCTGCCGCTTCTCGTGACGATCTTCCTCGCCTTCTTCGCCGTGATTTTCGGCACGCGGCACACCGATGCGACGGAGCACCAGGATGGGTTGATCCTTGCCATTGCGACGGAGTCGGTTGTCAAACTCGTTGCCTTCTGTACGGCCGGCATTTTCATCACCTTCTTCGTCTTCGAGGGTCCGACAGCGCTGTTCAAGGCGGCGGAGGCGAGTGCCGAGGCGACGGCCGCGCTGCATTACCAGACCTCACTCGGGCGCTGGCTGCTGCTGGTCCTGCTTTCGGCCTTCGCCATCATCATGCTGCCGCGCCAGTTTCACGTGACGGTGGTGGAGAACCGCACTGCGGGCGAATTGCGCATGGCGGGGCTGCTCTTTCCCGTTTATCTGATCGCCATCAACATTTTCGTGATCCCGATCGCCATCGCCGGTGTTCTGCTGCTCGGCAAGTCCGGCAATCCGGATCTCTACATCCTCAACCTGCCGCTTCAGGCGGGCGCGCATGCCGTGTCGCTCATTACGCTTGTAGGCGGTTTTTCGGCAGCAACCGCGATGGTGATCGTCGAGACCGTCGCGCTCGCCATCATGGTCTCCAACGATATCGTCATGCCGGTCATCCTGCGCCGGCGGCTGGTCACTCCGAGCCTCCACAATACCGACTACACCAAATTCCTGCTGCGGGTGCGCCGCACCGCAATCTTCGTCGTGCTTCTGGCGAGCTACGCCTATTATACGTCAACGGATAGCGCGGCGGCGCTGGCGTCCATCGGGCTCCTGTCTTTCGCGGCGGTGGCGCAGATCGCGCCCTCGCTCTTCGGCGGGCTGATCTGGTCGCGGGCCAATGCGCGGGGCGCCATTGCCGGCATGTCCGGCGGCTTTTTCATGTGGCTCTATTTCCTGTTCCTGCCAAGCTTCGGACTGTCGCAGAACGATGTGCTGGCCGGCCGGATTCTGGCGTTTCTCTTCCCCGGCACGGAGGTCTTCGACGGCCCCACGGCCGACAACCTGGTCAACGCGACGCTGTTGTCGCTGATGGTGAACACGCTCCTGTTCGTGGTCGGCTCGCTGACGCGACACTCCAAGCCACTGGAGCGCATCCAAGCCGGCGTCTTCATGTCGACGGGTGACGGTCGCAACGCGCAGTGGCGCGGGGGCAAGACCCGGGTTTCCGTTGGCGACCTCAAGTCGGTTCTGGCGCGCTATCTCGGCGAGGAGCGCATGCAACGCTCCTTCAAGACGCATGAGCGGCAGATCGGGTTCGCGCTGGTGGACCACCAGCCGGCGGATATGGGGCTGGTGCAATTTTCCGAGCAACTGCTCGCCAGCGCCATCGGCTCGTCTTCGGCGCGGCTCGTCTTCTCGCTGCTCCTGCAGCGGATGGAGGAGCCCTCTTCCGAAACGGCGCGCCTGCTCGACCAGGCGTCCGAGGCCCTTCAATACAATCAGGACATGCTGCACACCGCGCTTTCGCAGATGGACCAGGGGATTGCCGTCTTCGACACGTCGAACGGCCTGACGATCTGGAACCGACGCTTCCGCAAGCTGCTCGACCTGCCCGAACATGTTGGCGAAGTGGGCTTTCCGCTTTCCGATATCGTGTCGATCCTGGAGAACAGAGGCGATGTCAGCTCGTCCGGGCGCGGCGACATGCTGGCGGATTTCAAGACGCTGGACAAACCCTTCTCGCTGGCCCTGAAAAGCGGCCGCATCATCGAGGTGCGCTCCAATCCGATGCCCAGCAAAGGCATGGTGACGACCTACACGGACATCACGCATCAGGTCGAAGCGGACAAGGCGCTGAAACAGGCGAACGAAACGCTGGAACAGCGCGTGATCGCACGCACTGGCGAGCTCATCCGCGTCAACCGCGAACTCGGCGTTGCGCGGGCTGCGGCCGAAGAGGCGAATATCGGCAAGACGCGCTTCTTCGCCGCTGCCGGCCACGACATTCTTCAGCCGCTGAACGCCGCACGGCTATACTCCTCGACACTGGTGGAGCGTTTCGAGGGAGCCCCGGATCAGGACATCGTGCGCAATATCGACTCCTCACTCGAATCGGTCGAAACCATTCTTGGTGCAGTGCTGGACATTTCCCGACTGGATACCGGGGCGATGAAACCGCGCTTCTCGGCAGTTCCGCTCGGCGATTTTCTCAGCCGCATCGCCACCGACTTCCAGCCCATTGCACGCGAAAAGGGCCTCGAGCTCCGCGTCCTGCCGACCAAGCTCACAGTGCGTTCCGATCCGACCCTGTTGCGGCGTCTGGTGCAAAACCTGGTTTCCAATGCCATCAAATACACGCCCTCCGGCAAGGTTCTGGTGGGGGCCCGGCGTGTCGGAGAAACGGCGGTGATCCAGGTCGTTGACTCCGGCATCGGCATTCCCCAATCGAAATTCACCACAGTCTTCCAGGAGTTCGTGCGGCTGGATGAAGGCGCACGGGCGGCCTCCGGCCTGGGGCTCGGGCTTTCGATCGTCGATCGCATCGCGCGCGTACTCGAGCATCCCGTGGAACTGAAGAGCCGCGAGGGCCACGGGACCGATTTTCGTGTCGTCATTCCCCTGTCTGAGCCTGTGCAGGTTCAAGCGGAAACGGCCCCGGAGGCAGCCGATATCCGGCAGACAGCACTGACCGGTCTTTCGGTCCTGTGCATCGACAACGAACGGAAAATCCTGGATGGCATGGCACTGCTGTTGCAGGGCTGGGGCTGCAAGGTCGAGACTGCCCTTTCCGCCGAGGAAGCGCTCGACCGCATGCAAATGATGCGGCCCGGCATCATTATCGCGGATTACCACCTCGATGACGGAACAGGGATCGAGGCGGTACGGCGCGTGAGGGACCGCCTGGGTGCCGCGATCCCCGCCCTGCTCGTCACAGCCGACCGGACGCCTGAAGTTCGCGGCGAAGCGGAGGCGAATGCGATCACGATCATGCACAAGCCGGTCAAGCCGGCTTCGCTACGCGCCTATCTTGCAAGAATGGCAGCCGTGTCACGCTCGGCTGCGGAATGA